The Agelaius phoeniceus isolate bAgePho1 chromosome Z, bAgePho1.hap1, whole genome shotgun sequence genomic interval gagaaaaggagcagatTCTGCCATGtagcttagatccagagtttattgtagcatggtagacctctgaatgtggcaacagctccagacagagcTGGCAGAGACACGGCAGAGACCCCGGCCGCATGGTCTCATGTcctttttaagccccggggacagggggaggggagggacaggtgaggcccaaccaggtgtgagcaggggaaggctcaggggatgtggacgctaggacaaaccaatgagcccagacctgggaggcatctgccaatcactcgacgccttgctggaaggtgccaggcaggagggcaaaaggggagggggaaaggttggcatccttgagggggatgggataggtgagacaggaaatggtGACACACTGCAACACTCCAGAACAAGGTGATTTGCAGAGGGGGCTGTCCAAACTTCAATGCCTTTGATGACTTAGGCAAAGAgtttgctttaaaaagaaaggtcAAAAACCAGCCCTATACTTATCCTAAACAATTTCCATCTGCCACAATCTTTTCTTAAAATGAGCACAACTTCATAGTACAGTTAGTGGGCTTACTCCCTCTACTGataaatttatttcagtggACAAACATAAAACTTCAAGAACAGAATTGACCAGAAGAAACCCACTCCAAAAATGATACAAGCAATGAGAGAAAGAATTACAAATAGTAAGATTTCTTTATTGTTAATGTTCAATACTATCATCTTTTCACTTCTTAAACTTACTAAACTTCTTTGAACTAATCCTacatttttaagaaataatCTATTGCTCAGTGCTAATGTAACCTACTGTCCGATACTAACTTTAATATCCTAAAAACCTAATCTTCTAGTTGACATAAAAAATCCAGGGTTCGCAGATTTCACCGGGCTGAAGTAGATGTCTGATGCCAGGACTCCACTCACTGCTGGTCAAATTCAGAAATGCGGCTCTGAATATGGGCCAGCTTGTTGTGGAGGTGCAGGCACCTGCTCTTCATTTCAGAGTAGCTGGGGCTACCCTGTGaaggagaaagcaaaagaaaatgaggGCATCCAAACACTTCTGCAGAGTCTGGAGTCTGATGtcctttgctttaaaaaagccTTGAGGCAGACTCAGCAGTtaccatggccctgcagctctggtgtCACAGGTACCTGTTGTAACTGCTGATAATGTGCTAGGATTCGATGATGCAGCATCTACAAGAGAAAAATATGAGGAATGTTTCACCACCACCATAAAATGCAAACTTTGGTAAAACACTAAAAATACAATCAGTCTGATTCTAGagattttcttctctgtcatCTTCCACTCCCAGAAGAGTGGTCTCTTTGGTCTCTACCCAAATGTCTTTGAAAAAGGCTTTGCCAAATTTGGTCTCAAGAGTGGGACATTTGCAAAAACTaatctccatctcccagcatcACCCAAGATCTGCGATTAAGCCTCACAATGGGCAACAGGAGGAGTACATGCTCTAAGACTCTGTTTGAGACACCTCTCTCCTTACTGTTTCTTCATAGAAAGCTCAAAAAAGGTGTTTTGGGCAGGGTCTGGCAAAAATCAGACCCAGCCCAAGCAGTGTCTCAGCATATATGCCAATCCCACAGTCCCTTTGTCTCACTGAGCAGTTCCAGAGAATCCAAAACACTGCAGTGATGATGAAGCACAGTCTTCATGGTTTTATCCTTCTTTACCTGATAGGCTTCAGAGCCGGGAGTCAGAGACTTCCATTGCTCCTGAAACTGTCTGTACTTCTTTGTGGTCTTGTCAATCAGAGAATGTAAATTCCGGTATTCCTCATACTCTGCATTGAAGTCATCCTTGTAGCGCTGGCGTTGCTCCAAGGAGACAATGGCTACGTATTTTCTAATGGGAAAAATGAGAACATTTTTCTATGAGTAAACTCAAGGAGAACATTCCAGTACACTTCTAGTCCATAAAACACAGGTGTAATTTTACACCAAGCACAGGGTAATGTCAAACACAGACACCTAAGCTTTGAGTCAGTTGCTCTGGGACTGACAGTTTCTGCTTTCAAGCTCATGTTCTTCAAGAAAATGCAGTCAGCTAACTCAGGAATCTTTCAGATTTCTATGACACTTAATTACTAACAGCTTACATTGTGGAGGTTTTGTTCATTAGCACGTGGAGCACATTTAGAAAACATTTGCCCTCATTTCAAATGTCAAAGGacaaacaaacacagcagcttcAGGAAGAGGAGATACATTACTAAATTATAATCTCTTCCTCTGTAGGAAAAGCTTAATTTAGTTAATTTATTTGTGACGATACATCTCTAAAACATATTTGTCAGAGAAGGCATTTATGCAGTTGAGTGCACAGAGTTGGACTTTAGGGCTACATTCTTGTCTGTCTAATGGCAGAGTTAATGATAATATTGGATTCTTCAAGCAGACAGCAGTTACATCACTGACCATGAAACTGAGGCATTGGTAACACAGCCACAAAAACAATCTCTATGTCAGCCTAAAACTACAACTACTACCCAAACCATATCTCCTCCTAGGAAGGGCAAAATTCATTAAAGCTTAAAGCCACTGATGGGAGTCAAACCTTCTTCATTCCCTTCTCCCTCAAATCAACAGGCATGAGGTTTATCGAGCTCATGATACAAATCCAAATGAAGTGTCAATGAAAATAAGAGATGCCACTTCCCAACACGCTCACACCAATGCTTCTGCTCCTCTAGGCCTGAAGATCTGGTTCCTTTTGGATGACACTAACACCTTTAACATGGGAATAAACATTTCAGACCATCCTGAGTAAATTTTTAACTAGTTTAAATTCAGTACCAGGACTGAAAACAACTTGTGCCCAGGATGCATCCCAGGCCAGATGCACCTAATTAGTCTGCATGATaagtttgaaaagaaaattgcagATGCCTTGCAATATTttgggaggcagcagagcaatCTGACCCAGGGCCCTGCCGCGCCTGCTCCAAAGGCCgcagctgccccagagccccagagctgcaggagccccgaCTGCCCTTGCCAACATCCCTGCTCTGACACAAGCTGGGAGCAATTTCCAGTCTTTTataccacacacacacacacttctccctcccctcctgtgctGCAAATTCGATGAGGGGatgcagcaccactgctgcagctgagcctgtgcaactgcactgcaggaagggagggccCATCCGGGCCTAACCCACCTCAGTGTTcatctctgctctgagccttccAGGCCCAACTAAACCTGCTCAAACTCATCCTTTCAGCCCATGAAAGAGCTTGACACTGCACCCCACTCAGAGAGGCAAGATTTAATCACTATTTTACTCACCTCAAGTAGTCTGGTTGGTCACTTCTTGCAGAGCATGTGGAGGCAATGGAAGTCTCTCTTCTTGTTCCTGCAGAGAAGCAGAATTTTGACACTCTTCTTTAGGAGATCATTAAAAGATCAAAAGATCCCACTTTGACAGTCTTGAAAAAGTCCTTCAGAGCGTTATTCTCACATCAAATTACATACAAGAAGCAACAAAATTTAATAATAGGTCAGACACGACCTCCACACTATACAGTCCTGGTGTTCAGAAAGAGGGAATAGCCACTGTATTCTACTGGTTGTGCATTCCCACAGTGTGAGCCCCAGCTCAGCTTTTCTTATTTGAAGGCATGAGGAGGCATCTGCACAGCCGTTCAAGACATGCAACAACAGCTGCAGCTTCACAAAAGACAACAGCTTGAGAGAAATCAACACCAAGATTCtaacaagaaagaaagaagaaagcagaagtTCTTCTCATGCCATGCTTTTATCCCCACTTCCCTGCCAATTCCAGAGGCCCAAAGTTCCAATGAGTGCCTGCACTCTTGTCAGCAGGAAAGCCAATTCCATTCTCTAGGGCTTACTGGCACTAAGGCTCCAGTACCCTGCAGCCAAAACCCAGTGCTGGAAACAGCTCTGCACTTGGGAATTGCCCTTTGCCTCTTAGCAAAGGCATTTGGGAAGCATTGCACACATAACCTCAAAGCCCTCAAAGCACAGAACTGTAAATAATTACCTCCACTCACTGGGTGGATCGGCCTCTTGAACAACGGGTGCTGGAACCAGCCAAGCTGGAACAACACTCACTGTGCCTCTGACACCTCCGCTCTCGCTGCAGCCACCGAAGGCTCTGAGCagtcctgccctgtgctggtgaCAATGGCCACGTGTCCTTGGAAACGGGGAGTTCcatgtgccaggctggctgggatgTCACTGAGGAGTGGGACATGACACAGTGGGGGCAGAGGGATTTCACAATGGGCACAGGTAGGGaatgccctgccctgtcccatcaCTGACTCTGCTCATTCCCAAGTGTAGAAAGGGGCACCCCACCAAGCCCagtagctgcagctgtgcaaacCAGGGCTAATGAAGTGTttctgcacagaagtgctgcacTTGGCTCGCTATGAGGCAAAGGAGCCACTGAACACCTCTCACCAGGGCAGCAAGGTGCAGccctgacagctctgggcaaTCCTGTCGTGGGCCCCTCTGTCTCTGAGGCTTCCAGCACGTACACGGGCACTCAAATATCATCTCTTTGACACAGCCCCCGGCCTTTCCTCATCCCAGTCTCCTCAAAGGAAACAAGCCAGCAGCATGCCCAGgccccctggctgctctgcagcaggagctgataTGGAAAGACCAGGGAGGACCATGAACACAATTCCAGGCTGACAGTTGTGCTGACTGCAAGTGACCATTGAAATTACTGACgcatctggaaaaatattttatactcAGCTTTTGATCATTttactttcccttttccccatacCCAAGCTTACTCCTGATTTCAGTCAGCTGGCAACAAAGAACCCATTACAGGCAGAGGGAATAAAAGCATGGCATTGAAAATGGCTTGAATATTACCATCCAAAGCTCATTTCCCATGTCACCAAGTCTTGTCTTTGTCTTCAAGACCATGTCCATATCTGCCCATGTTTGCTTTCCTGGCTGCCACACTCACAAGGAAAGTTCATTTTAgggacagaaaggaaggaagcacTTTCTCAAACATCAGAGCTGACATCTGTAAAACAACTGTGTCCCTTTTTGGGAATGACTGGATTGTGATGGTTATGGATCCCCAGTTAGGGActgttggaaaagcctttgTATTGACCATGAAAGGAATCCCATCAGGTGTTATAGCGGACTCCAATATGTCCAACAGCCTTTCCATATCTTAAAAAGACATTGATGACAGCCTCTGCAGTGGAGATACCTGATTTGACTGATCCCTTTGCACTGTTCATACATGAGTGCCTTGGCCTTGCACAGTAACTCCATATTTATCTCAAAGATTGGGAATGCAGGAAAGCACCCTGTGGAAAAGAGCATTATTCTTAGAACATCTAAGAAAACATTGTCTCCAAGGGGTGGCCAGTGCACCTGAGAGCAGGAGCCACCACAGTCCTGATTGATAGAATAGGCATGAaagtaaatgggaaaaaaatgtcagtttATGTGCCACACATGGTTATGTCTGGTGTAGAGCAAAAAGGAGCTCACTGGTTTTCCTAAAGTAACAGGGGCTACTCCTGGAACAAAAGATGTGGTGCTATGGACAGCCACTGTCTtgaccctgctctgctcctcaaTCTTTCTGCAAGGAATCAGCATCTCCAATCAAACAGGGACAGCTTTGGGAGCATCCAGTTCCCTGCTGAAGTAGCAATAATGCACTGCAAAGCTCAGCAGTTCAGACAAGCCCAGGAGACTGATGAGCAGACCAAACCGCTAGAGAGGTTGCAGAACAAAGCGTCTGCTTGGCAATTCTTTCCAAAGCTGTGAGCCTTTCCAAATCAGACACAGAACACCACAATGAAAACAATCATTCAGCAAAATCCTTAAATGTCTGATTCAGTCTTACAGGGTGGTAGGTTTCAACAAATCAACAAGTTAGAGTGCCTCAAGCAATAATGACATAAACTAGAGAAGACAAAGAAACCCATTGGGGTCTTGAAGGTACAGGAGACAATTTGGAAAGGCAGCTCCTTAGTGTTAGGCTGACAAGGATGGTGACAACTGAAATGTAAACTCTGCTTATAGATCAATGCACAGTTTTACAAAAGACTTCCCTTA includes:
- the ELL2 gene encoding LOW QUALITY PROTEIN: RNA polymerase II elongation factor ELL2 (The sequence of the model RefSeq protein was modified relative to this genomic sequence to represent the inferred CDS: substituted 1 base at 1 genomic stop codon), whose amino-acid sequence is MPVRLADIDWSGCAAVYGRPYRDRVIHLLALRDYKEPELLARLQRDGVRPKDKDSLGKILQQVANLNAKDNSFSLKEHLFQTLQTDWPGYSKIDRENLRLILSRKYVAIVSLEQRQRYKDDFNAEYEEYRNLHSLIDKTTKKYRQFQEQWKSLTPGSEAYQGSPSYSEMKSRCLHLHNKLAHIQSRISEFDQQXVESWHQTSTSAR